From Rhizobium favelukesii, the proteins below share one genomic window:
- a CDS encoding FecCD family ABC transporter permease — MASFGQVQVETTGREQYRALAFRRILILVALTAALCFSISADMALGPANYALSDVLSALFDPAAAANQLRVIIWDIRMPIALMAVTVGASLSVAGAQMQTILSNPLASPFTLGISAAASFGAALALVGGVAIFPGAIEYMVPLNAFLMAMAAALFIHFASTMRGVSVETIVLLGIALVFTFNAALSLLEYLASEQALAAVVFWTMGSLTKATWAKVYFTAAVLAVTVPLFMRQAWALTALRLGDDKAASLGINVRRLRLQTMMIVSLLAAIPVSFVGTIGFVGLVGPHIARMVVGEDQRFFLPGSVICGALLLSVTSVVSKILIPGAILPIGVITALVGVPFFFILIFSNRRRAW; from the coding sequence ATGGCCTCATTCGGTCAGGTTCAGGTTGAAACGACGGGGCGCGAGCAATATCGCGCCCTTGCGTTTCGCCGTATCCTCATCCTTGTCGCGCTCACCGCGGCGCTCTGTTTCAGCATCTCGGCCGATATGGCGCTCGGGCCTGCCAACTATGCGCTTTCGGACGTGTTGTCGGCGCTCTTTGACCCCGCCGCGGCTGCCAACCAGCTTCGGGTCATCATCTGGGATATCCGCATGCCGATTGCCTTGATGGCGGTCACCGTCGGTGCCTCGCTTTCCGTGGCGGGTGCGCAGATGCAGACGATCCTTTCAAACCCGCTGGCGAGCCCCTTCACGCTGGGCATTTCCGCCGCCGCGAGCTTCGGCGCCGCTCTGGCACTTGTCGGCGGCGTTGCGATCTTTCCGGGCGCGATCGAATACATGGTGCCGCTGAATGCATTCCTGATGGCGATGGCGGCTGCGCTCTTCATCCACTTTGCCTCGACCATGCGCGGCGTGAGCGTCGAAACGATCGTGCTCCTCGGCATTGCCCTCGTCTTCACCTTCAATGCCGCACTGTCGCTGCTGGAATACCTCGCCTCCGAACAGGCGCTGGCCGCCGTCGTTTTCTGGACGATGGGCAGCCTGACCAAGGCCACTTGGGCGAAGGTCTATTTCACTGCCGCGGTGCTTGCTGTCACTGTGCCGCTCTTCATGCGACAGGCCTGGGCGCTGACCGCCCTGCGGCTCGGGGACGACAAGGCCGCCAGTCTCGGTATCAACGTCCGCCGGCTGCGTCTGCAAACGATGATGATCGTCAGCCTTCTGGCCGCCATCCCGGTGTCGTTCGTCGGCACGATCGGCTTCGTTGGGCTCGTCGGCCCGCATATCGCCCGCATGGTTGTCGGCGAAGATCAGCGCTTCTTCCTGCCGGGTTCGGTCATCTGTGGCGCACTTCTCCTGTCGGTGACATCGGTCGTCAGCAAGATCCTGATCCCAGGGGCGATCCTGCCGATTGGCGTCATCACGGCGCTCGTTGGCGTACCCTTTTTCTTCATTCTCATCTTCAGCAACAGGAGGCGCGCATGGTAG
- a CDS encoding ABC transporter substrate-binding protein, which yields MRFTTLRHVAALSLALLTTPVLSAEITDVAGRTVEADLPAKRVIVGEARQIHVIAALKGEQAFDTIVGWRDDLIKKDPDSYKAYAERFPQIEKLPRFGYVPQGDFSLETAISLSPDVITLNLESEKSAKESGFEEKAAAAGIKVVYLDFRIDPDKNSEVSIELVGKLFGAEERAKEFIAYRRAEIARVTDRLATVEDLKRPSVFIERAPGISGENTCCRTFGPVNFGAMVEQAGGHNVAADGIKTTFGDLNPEQLVISDPEHVIVTGSNWAAESDINQFVPVGRGADMTLAREKLANLMTRTPFPELKAVKSGNVHAVWHQFYGAPYEFFPIQQFAKWFHPELFADLDPEADFAEFHRKFLPVTYKPGYFVSLEKGSN from the coding sequence ATGCGGTTCACGACACTCCGGCACGTTGCCGCCCTTTCGCTGGCGCTCCTGACCACCCCCGTCCTGTCAGCGGAAATCACCGATGTCGCCGGCCGCACGGTCGAGGCCGACCTGCCCGCCAAGCGCGTCATCGTTGGCGAGGCGCGCCAGATCCATGTGATCGCGGCGCTCAAGGGTGAGCAGGCCTTCGACACCATCGTCGGTTGGCGCGACGACCTCATCAAGAAGGACCCCGACAGTTACAAGGCCTACGCCGAACGTTTCCCACAGATCGAGAAACTACCGCGTTTCGGCTATGTGCCCCAGGGCGATTTCAGCCTCGAAACAGCGATCTCGTTGTCGCCGGATGTCATCACGCTCAATCTCGAATCGGAAAAGTCCGCAAAGGAAAGCGGTTTCGAGGAGAAGGCGGCCGCCGCGGGCATCAAGGTCGTCTATCTCGATTTCCGAATTGATCCGGACAAAAACAGCGAGGTTTCGATCGAGCTTGTCGGCAAGCTCTTCGGCGCGGAAGAGCGGGCCAAGGAGTTTATCGCCTATCGCCGCGCCGAGATTGCGCGCGTGACCGACAGACTTGCGACCGTCGAGGATCTCAAGCGGCCAAGCGTCTTTATCGAACGCGCGCCCGGCATTTCCGGCGAAAACACGTGCTGCCGCACCTTCGGCCCGGTCAATTTCGGCGCCATGGTCGAACAGGCTGGCGGCCACAATGTTGCTGCCGACGGCATCAAGACAACGTTCGGCGATCTCAATCCCGAACAACTCGTCATCTCGGATCCGGAGCATGTCATCGTTACCGGATCAAACTGGGCAGCCGAATCCGACATCAACCAGTTCGTGCCCGTTGGGCGCGGCGCGGATATGACGCTGGCGCGCGAGAAGCTGGCAAATCTCATGACACGCACACCATTTCCTGAGTTGAAGGCCGTGAAGAGCGGCAACGTGCATGCCGTCTGGCATCAGTTCTATGGCGCGCCCTACGAGTTCTTCCCGATTCAGCAATTCGCCAAGTGGTTTCACCCGGAACTCTTCGCCGATCTCGATCCCGAAGCCGACTTCGCGGAATTCCACAGGAAGTTCCTGCCGGTGACGTACAAGCCGGGCTATTTCGTTTCTCTTGAAAAAGGCTCCAACTGA
- a CDS encoding ABC transporter substrate-binding protein: MRLTGKTAALAMGLLVSMVLPALADKVTVKDVTGRSVEVNAPVNHMILGEGRQIYFLAALDKEAPFEHVVGWRDDLPKADPESYQAYLTKYPDITKLPTFGGMKDGTFDIEQAVALKPDVILMNVDAKTATEEAGYIEKLAKVGIPLVYVDFREKPMENTEPSMRIMGQLMGREAVAEDFIKFRADRIERVTDVLEKNNPAKPVVFVERAGGYSDDCCMSFGDENFGKMVEISGGKNMAKDIIPGTFGTVNPEQIIASNPDQIIITGGNWDKYVPGGAWVGVGYGSDLKEAHRKLEALTKRPAFTGVKAVEDKNVHAIWHQFYNNPYQFVAIQEIAKWLHPDLFADLDPEATFKELHARFLPLEYKPGYFVSLKDDR; encoded by the coding sequence ATGCGACTTACAGGCAAAACAGCAGCGCTTGCAATGGGTCTTCTCGTCTCCATGGTCCTGCCGGCCCTGGCCGACAAGGTCACGGTCAAGGATGTCACCGGCCGTAGCGTCGAAGTGAACGCTCCCGTCAATCACATGATTCTCGGCGAAGGACGGCAGATCTACTTCCTGGCCGCCCTCGACAAGGAAGCACCTTTTGAGCACGTCGTCGGCTGGCGCGACGACCTGCCCAAGGCCGATCCTGAATCCTACCAGGCCTATCTTACGAAGTATCCCGACATCACCAAGCTTCCGACCTTCGGCGGCATGAAGGACGGTACCTTCGATATCGAGCAGGCCGTGGCCCTCAAGCCCGATGTCATCCTGATGAACGTCGACGCCAAGACAGCAACCGAAGAAGCCGGCTATATCGAGAAGCTCGCCAAGGTCGGCATCCCGCTGGTCTATGTGGATTTCCGCGAAAAGCCGATGGAAAACACCGAGCCCAGCATGCGCATCATGGGTCAATTGATGGGCAGGGAGGCTGTCGCCGAGGACTTCATCAAGTTCCGCGCCGACCGCATCGAGCGGGTGACCGACGTTCTCGAAAAGAACAACCCGGCCAAGCCGGTCGTCTTCGTGGAGCGCGCCGGCGGCTATTCCGACGATTGCTGCATGTCCTTCGGCGACGAGAACTTCGGCAAGATGGTCGAGATTTCAGGCGGCAAGAACATGGCCAAGGACATCATTCCGGGCACCTTCGGCACCGTCAATCCGGAGCAGATCATCGCCTCCAATCCAGACCAGATCATCATCACCGGCGGCAACTGGGATAAGTATGTGCCAGGCGGCGCCTGGGTCGGCGTCGGCTATGGCTCGGACCTCAAGGAAGCGCACCGCAAGCTCGAGGCCTTGACCAAGCGCCCTGCCTTTACCGGCGTGAAGGCCGTCGAAGACAAGAACGTTCACGCCATCTGGCACCAGTTCTACAACAACCCCTACCAGTTCGTGGCAATCCAGGAGATTGCAAAGTGGCTGCATCCGGATCTCTTCGCGGATCTTGACCCTGAGGCAACCTTCAAGGAGTTGCACGCCCGCTTCCTGCCACTGGAGTACAAGCCGGGTTACTTCGTTTCGTTGAAGGACGACCGGTAA
- a CDS encoding class I SAM-dependent methyltransferase, with translation MSEMGIAGGHNYGLREEIKAYWSARAATFDLSPGHEIFSEPERVAWHRLILKHLGPGDGRLALDLASGTGVVSHLMDDLGFRVTGLDWAEPMLERARAKAKARGRSISFRMADVEATMEPDATYDVIITRHLVWTLVDPEAAFSEWMRVLKPGGTILIVDGDFVKAGRVERMLKALAKTMERVGLLKADPQHAPLELMKNHNDIVSRVHFSNGARAELVAGMLGGAGFEGMTIDTNLREIHKSQAKHWNYLKALSRGIQHRFAISARKPGG, from the coding sequence ATGAGTGAAATGGGAATTGCAGGCGGGCACAACTACGGGCTTCGCGAGGAGATCAAGGCTTACTGGTCGGCCCGCGCGGCGACCTTCGATCTGTCTCCCGGGCACGAGATTTTTTCCGAGCCCGAGCGTGTTGCCTGGCATCGCCTGATTCTAAAGCATCTGGGGCCCGGCGACGGCAGGCTGGCCCTCGACCTCGCAAGCGGCACCGGCGTTGTTTCCCACTTGATGGACGATCTTGGGTTCAGGGTCACGGGGTTGGATTGGGCTGAGCCGATGCTCGAGCGGGCGCGCGCCAAGGCAAAGGCGAGGGGACGGTCTATTTCATTTCGGATGGCGGACGTCGAGGCGACGATGGAACCCGATGCGACGTACGACGTCATCATAACCCGCCACCTCGTCTGGACACTCGTGGATCCCGAGGCGGCTTTTTCCGAATGGATGCGCGTCCTGAAGCCCGGCGGAACGATTCTGATCGTCGATGGTGACTTCGTGAAGGCGGGCCGTGTGGAACGGATGCTGAAAGCACTTGCGAAGACCATGGAGAGGGTCGGTTTGCTCAAGGCTGATCCGCAGCATGCACCGCTGGAACTGATGAAAAATCACAACGACATCGTTTCGCGCGTTCATTTCTCGAACGGGGCGCGGGCCGAGCTGGTCGCGGGAATGCTCGGCGGCGCGGGCTTCGAAGGCATGACGATCGACACGAACCTGCGCGAAATCCATAAGAGCCAGGCGAAGCACTGGAATTATCTGAAGGCGCTGTCACGTGGCATCCAGCATCGTTTTGCCATCAGTGCACGTAAACCGGGCGGCTGA
- a CDS encoding SRPBCC family protein: MTKHSAMHETFAIGRKMRAPVSRVFAAWADPEAKRQWFACHDEWVSLEYSLDFRVGGQERNRVADSNGVPHAYEARYLDIVSQARIIYAYDMKLGETRISASLATITFEATPSGTTMLFTEQVVFLDGYGDGGSRRQGTEILVDRIQAYVERDVSTAH; encoded by the coding sequence ATGACGAAGCATTCCGCCATGCACGAGACATTCGCGATCGGGCGAAAGATGCGGGCGCCCGTCTCACGCGTCTTTGCTGCCTGGGCCGATCCGGAGGCCAAGCGCCAGTGGTTTGCTTGCCACGACGAATGGGTATCCCTCGAATATAGCCTAGACTTCCGCGTCGGCGGCCAGGAACGGAACCGCGTTGCCGACAGCAACGGCGTTCCGCACGCGTACGAGGCGCGCTACCTCGACATCGTGTCGCAAGCCCGCATCATCTATGCTTACGACATGAAGCTTGGCGAAACACGCATTTCGGCCTCGCTCGCGACAATCACCTTCGAGGCGACACCATCAGGAACAACCATGCTCTTCACGGAGCAAGTCGTCTTCCTCGATGGTTACGGCGACGGTGGCTCGCGTCGGCAGGGAACCGAGATTTTGGTCGATCGCATCCAAGCGTACGTCGAGCGCGACGTCAGCACCGCACACTAA
- a CDS encoding ArsR/SmtB family transcription factor, producing MIHEPAALDQMFQALSDRSRRGMIDRLGRGPASVSDLAGPLSMALPTVMKHLAVLEKSGLVRSEKSGRVRTYRLQTEALAQMERWLAERKASWNRTFDRLEQFLADDQPERRTT from the coding sequence ATGATCCACGAACCTGCCGCGCTCGATCAGATGTTCCAGGCGCTGTCGGACCGCAGCCGGCGCGGGATGATCGATCGTCTCGGTCGTGGGCCTGCCTCCGTGTCGGATCTCGCAGGGCCTCTGTCGATGGCACTTCCGACTGTTATGAAGCACCTTGCGGTTCTGGAAAAGAGCGGACTCGTCCGCTCGGAAAAGAGCGGCCGTGTGCGGACCTATCGCCTGCAGACGGAGGCGCTAGCGCAGATGGAGCGCTGGCTTGCCGAGCGCAAAGCAAGCTGGAACAGAACCTTCGACCGCCTGGAGCAGTTCCTCGCAGACGACCAACCGGAGCGAAGAACGACATGA
- a CDS encoding glutathione S-transferase family protein — MSLFLHSHPLASFCHKVLVALYENATPFEPVHVDLGNEASRAAFLSVSPLGKMPVLRDEARDRTIPETTIIIEYLDRYYPGADALIPNDFDKALEVRLWDRCFDLHVQEPMQQIVAERLRAGGDPARVVQAEAALRKAYDLIEQQLGDHPWIAGDSFTMADCAAAPALFYSETLVPFVNQPRLHGYYSRLLARPSFARVLEEARPYFKFYPYRERLPARFRPDEAAE; from the coding sequence ATGTCGCTCTTCCTCCACAGTCATCCGCTTGCATCGTTCTGCCACAAGGTCCTTGTCGCGCTTTACGAGAACGCCACACCCTTTGAGCCGGTACATGTCGACCTCGGAAACGAGGCGTCGAGAGCCGCGTTCCTGAGCGTCTCGCCGCTCGGCAAGATGCCGGTGCTGCGCGATGAAGCGCGCGATCGCACGATCCCCGAGACGACAATCATCATCGAGTATCTCGATCGGTATTATCCGGGTGCGGATGCCCTTATCCCGAACGATTTCGATAAAGCGCTCGAAGTTAGACTGTGGGATCGTTGCTTCGACCTGCACGTGCAGGAGCCGATGCAGCAGATCGTCGCCGAACGACTGCGCGCCGGCGGCGATCCAGCCCGCGTGGTCCAGGCCGAGGCGGCCCTTCGGAAAGCCTACGACCTGATCGAGCAGCAACTTGGCGATCACCCATGGATCGCCGGGGACAGCTTCACCATGGCCGATTGTGCCGCCGCCCCCGCCCTCTTCTACTCAGAGACCCTTGTGCCTTTCGTGAACCAGCCAAGATTGCACGGCTACTATAGCAGGCTTCTGGCGCGCCCGTCGTTTGCGCGCGTTCTGGAAGAGGCGCGACCATACTTCAAGTTCTATCCCTATCGCGAGCGGCTGCCTGCTCGCTTCCGACCGGATGAAGCTGCGGAATGA
- a CDS encoding class I SAM-dependent DNA methyltransferase, translated as MAKKIDEDALAEAYDRALALEKAGDVDAAVKAYEEVLAIDPEDRGGAAVRIASMGRGETPTKAPDAYVETLFDQHAEVFEDVLVEQLGYHVPMMVRQRLQELNLGPFKRMLDLGCGTGLTAGALGDLCEDMTGLDISEKMVEIAHEKELYETLFVAEVEEFLDDNDEDPFDLITATDVLPYLGALEPLFFGAAENLNPGGLFIFSSEELPEAEAKGQPYMVGPHQRFLHSAAYISDRLAATGFELVEMRGINVRMQEGHPSPGHLVIARLG; from the coding sequence ATGGCCAAGAAGATCGACGAAGACGCACTTGCGGAAGCCTACGACCGGGCGCTTGCTCTCGAGAAGGCAGGTGATGTCGATGCGGCTGTGAAAGCCTATGAGGAAGTGCTCGCCATCGATCCCGAAGACCGTGGGGGCGCAGCCGTCAGGATCGCCTCCATGGGACGCGGCGAAACGCCGACCAAGGCGCCGGATGCCTATGTCGAGACCTTGTTCGACCAGCACGCCGAGGTCTTCGAGGATGTTTTGGTGGAACAGCTCGGCTACCACGTACCGATGATGGTCCGCCAGCGCCTGCAGGAGCTCAACCTCGGCCCCTTCAAGCGCATGCTCGATCTCGGCTGCGGCACCGGCCTCACCGCCGGCGCGCTCGGCGATCTCTGTGAGGACATGACGGGCCTCGATATCTCCGAGAAGATGGTCGAGATCGCCCACGAAAAAGAGCTCTACGAAACGCTCTTCGTCGCAGAAGTCGAGGAGTTCCTGGATGACAATGACGAGGATCCATTCGACCTCATCACCGCAACAGACGTCCTGCCTTATTTAGGCGCGCTCGAACCGCTGTTCTTCGGTGCCGCCGAAAACCTCAACCCAGGTGGCCTTTTCATCTTCTCGTCGGAAGAGCTCCCCGAAGCCGAGGCCAAGGGCCAACCCTACATGGTCGGACCCCATCAGCGTTTCCTTCATTCCGCCGCCTATATCAGCGATCGGCTCGCAGCGACCGGGTTCGAACTCGTCGAGATGAGAGGGATCAACGTGCGCATGCAGGAAGGTCATCCAAGCCCGGGCCATCTGGTCATCGCGCGCCTTGGCTGA
- a CDS encoding DUF2270 domain-containing protein, with product MVAEISKANFEKELDSPRPGLPASPGEITNTLSHYYRGELGRMISWRDRIDRTSNWAITVAAALLSVSLSTPTSHHGVLLFGMMLITLLLLIEARRYRFFDIYRARVRKLERGYFAQILAPDGEPKADWAGAIAKSLRKPQFLLSYRGAVQRRLRRNYCWMYLILLLAWCLKITTPKLQTEGNPLTQAHSWTYVIDNAALGPIPGLAVLCIVALAYLGILYGALRRQMDEGEFVQGEAHV from the coding sequence ATGGTTGCCGAAATCAGCAAGGCAAATTTCGAGAAGGAGTTGGACAGTCCGCGCCCGGGGCTTCCGGCGAGCCCCGGGGAGATCACGAATACGCTCAGCCACTACTATCGTGGCGAGCTCGGCCGGATGATAAGCTGGCGCGATCGCATCGACCGAACATCCAACTGGGCCATCACGGTTGCGGCAGCGCTGCTTTCGGTATCTCTCTCGACACCGACCTCTCACCATGGCGTGCTGCTTTTCGGTATGATGCTGATCACGCTGCTGCTGCTCATCGAGGCGCGCCGCTACCGTTTCTTCGATATTTACCGTGCCCGCGTGCGAAAGCTCGAGCGGGGATATTTTGCTCAAATTCTTGCGCCAGACGGCGAGCCCAAAGCCGATTGGGCCGGCGCCATCGCCAAAAGTTTGCGCAAGCCGCAATTTCTGCTGAGCTATCGCGGGGCGGTGCAACGCCGCCTGCGCCGGAACTATTGCTGGATGTACCTCATCCTGCTTCTCGCATGGTGCCTGAAGATCACGACACCCAAGCTTCAGACCGAAGGCAATCCGCTAACGCAGGCGCATTCCTGGACCTATGTCATCGACAACGCGGCGCTTGGCCCTATCCCCGGTTTGGCCGTGCTCTGTATCGTCGCGCTGGCCTATCTCGGCATTCTATATGGCGCACTGCGTCGCCAGATGGACGAAGGCGAGTTCGTCCAAGGGGAGGCTCATGTCTGA
- a CDS encoding usg protein has product MHKDMERQLRGYGLTTAQIIYRMPDHQTILQTYIWQDYDLAPDFPEMRGFLKFWQEKLDGPLHSVRYIHRKLISATEWRALKGEFILN; this is encoded by the coding sequence ATGCACAAGGACATGGAAAGGCAGCTTCGAGGCTACGGCCTCACGACCGCCCAGATCATCTACCGCATGCCGGATCACCAGACGATTCTTCAGACCTACATCTGGCAGGACTACGATCTTGCTCCGGACTTTCCCGAGATGCGCGGCTTCCTCAAATTCTGGCAGGAAAAGCTCGACGGGCCGCTGCATTCGGTACGCTACATACACCGCAAGCTCATCTCGGCGACCGAATGGCGTGCGCTGAAAGGTGAGTTCATCCTCAACTGA
- a CDS encoding ABC transporter permease → MSHAQTLIPAQPAPKQAHKPITATRITGYVVVAIWIVLAAALIAMVVSGWDPEKFTRYGPRYLHGLYTTIALVAISVFFGAILSLPLAFARMSKNRFINGIAYCYVYVFRGTPLLAQLFLIYYGLGSFRPQLEAVGLWWFFREAWYCGLFAMTINTAAYQAEILRGAVQSVPRGQHEAAASLGIHKIIAFRKIILPQALIVALRPYGNEIILLIKGSAVVAIITVLDLMGETRYAFSRTFDYQTYLWAAIFYLSMVEALRHLWGWIERRLTRHLKR, encoded by the coding sequence ATGAGCCATGCCCAGACGCTCATTCCGGCGCAGCCGGCGCCGAAGCAAGCGCACAAGCCGATCACCGCCACGCGCATCACCGGCTACGTCGTCGTCGCCATCTGGATCGTCCTTGCCGCCGCCCTTATCGCGATGGTGGTGAGCGGCTGGGATCCCGAGAAGTTCACCCGCTACGGCCCCCGCTATTTGCATGGCCTGTACACGACGATCGCGCTGGTGGCGATCTCGGTGTTCTTCGGAGCGATCCTGTCGTTGCCGCTGGCCTTTGCCCGCATGTCAAAGAACAGGTTCATCAATGGCATCGCCTACTGCTACGTCTATGTGTTCCGTGGCACGCCGCTGCTGGCCCAGCTCTTCCTCATTTACTATGGCCTGGGCAGTTTCCGTCCACAACTGGAAGCTGTCGGCTTATGGTGGTTCTTCCGCGAAGCCTGGTACTGCGGCCTGTTTGCGATGACCATCAATACCGCCGCCTATCAGGCTGAAATCCTGCGTGGCGCCGTCCAGAGCGTTCCGCGCGGCCAGCACGAGGCCGCAGCCTCGCTCGGCATCCACAAGATCATCGCCTTCCGCAAGATCATCCTGCCGCAAGCGCTGATCGTCGCCTTGCGGCCCTACGGCAATGAGATCATCCTGCTGATCAAAGGCTCGGCGGTCGTTGCCATCATCACCGTCCTCGACCTGATGGGTGAAACGCGTTACGCCTTCTCGCGCACCTTCGATTATCAGACCTATCTCTGGGCGGCGATCTTCTATCTCAGCATGGTCGAAGCGCTACGCCATCTCTGGGGCTGGATCGAGCGTCGCCTGACCCGCCACCTGAAACGCTAA
- a CDS encoding ABC transporter permease, with protein MGGLFSALGSFWAWIGYIFDPLCGPAGLFTWFASSTILACGDTGWGDEIAAGLKVTVAVALVTLPIGLIIGFLVALGQQSEEKSVRLAAGIYTTIFRGLPELLTLFIIYYGMQILIQSVLASIGYDGRIEINAFFAGMIALSVVFSAYCSEVLLSAFRAIPKGQYEAGDALGFHRGRTLLLIVLPQLVRIALPGLVNLWMILLKDTSYVSIIGLADILRQTGVAVKVTKQAFLFYTVACALYLGLAVISSFGLSYIERWAKRSEISR; from the coding sequence ATGGGCGGATTATTTTCCGCGCTAGGCTCATTCTGGGCCTGGATTGGGTATATCTTCGATCCGCTTTGCGGACCTGCAGGACTCTTCACCTGGTTCGCCTCTTCGACGATCCTGGCCTGTGGCGACACCGGTTGGGGCGATGAGATCGCCGCCGGCCTGAAGGTCACCGTTGCGGTCGCGCTGGTTACCCTGCCAATCGGACTTATCATCGGCTTTCTCGTGGCGCTCGGCCAGCAATCGGAAGAGAAATCGGTTCGTCTGGCCGCCGGCATCTACACCACGATCTTTCGTGGCCTGCCGGAACTGCTGACCCTGTTCATCATCTATTACGGCATGCAGATCCTGATCCAGTCGGTCCTCGCCTCGATAGGCTACGACGGCCGCATCGAAATCAACGCCTTCTTCGCGGGCATGATTGCGCTTTCGGTTGTATTCTCCGCCTATTGCTCGGAAGTGTTGCTGTCGGCTTTCCGGGCCATTCCGAAGGGCCAGTACGAGGCAGGGGACGCTCTGGGCTTTCATCGCGGGCGAACCCTACTCTTGATCGTGCTGCCGCAACTCGTGCGCATCGCCCTTCCCGGCTTGGTGAACCTCTGGATGATCCTTCTCAAGGATACGTCCTACGTCTCGATCATCGGCCTTGCCGATATCCTGCGGCAGACCGGTGTCGCCGTTAAGGTCACCAAGCAGGCGTTCCTGTTTTATACCGTCGCCTGCGCTCTCTATCTCGGCCTTGCCGTCATTTCCTCCTTCGGCCTCAGCTACATCGAGCGGTGGGCCAAGCGGTCGGAGATCAGCCGATGA